GTCGTCGGTATGATGTACCTGGATGAGTCCCAGACGACGCTGAAAGTGTCTCACCTGACGTTCTGGGGACGCAGGAAGGACGTGTATCTGCCCGTGACGGACGTTATGACTCTGGGGGACACCGGGGACTCCATAGGGGAGACTATATTGAGGTTGAAGAGATATAGTAGTTCTGAGACGCTGTACTTCTCCACTAGACTGGGACGTGTGGTGGATAGGCAGGCCTTGGAGAAAGTGTTTGGGACTTTGATTTGATGTTTTTATAGGGCTTTTCAGAGCCAAACCAGGCTGTACTGAGCCAAACCAGGCTGTACTGAGCCGAACAGAGCCAAACCAGGCTGTACTGAGCCGAACAGAGCCCAGCCAAGCTGTATTGAGCCGAACAGAGCCCAGCCAAGCATCCACTATAGTTCCTGGAACTGTGCTGAAAATATCTGAGCCAGCAGTTAGGTCTGAGTTGACAGAGTGGTGTGAAAAGGGTATTTTATGTTGTGAGCATTTAAAATGTTGTATATTCAGCAGCTAAAGAGATGCCTACCTACATATACTGCAGTCTGTTCTGTCCCAGTTCTTGACTACTGTGTGTGACCAAAAGAAACAGTGACATTTTGTGTTGGACAGCTGCTCAGACTCACAGCCTTCAATAAATACACCCTGATCATTTAAGCAAAACATATTTGACAGGTTTATTTTAAGGTACAGTACACAAAACACTCTGCAGAAAATGTCTACAGTTATTTGACCTTCAGAAAGTCCATTGCAATCAATCATCCCACAGTCATTTATGGAAATAATTTTCATAAAAGAGTTGGAGTGAAATAATGTACAATAATATACAGGAGTGTATACCCTGATGGTCGTCTATGAAGATCTTGAAGAAccatctggccttaatggccatatACCCTtcatctccacccagcacagccggaagaggactggccacccctcagagcctggttcctctctaggtttcctcctaggttcctgcctttctagggagtttttcctagacgccgtgcttctacatctgcattgcttgccgtttcgagttttaggctggatttctgtaaaagcactttgtgacatcagctgatgttaaaagggctttgtaaatgcatttgattgattggagGAGTGTCAACCTCTTCACTGCAGATTGACAGTATGGGTCTGTTTGAGCAGGGCCACATTGGATTCCTGTGTAGACTCTACTTGAGCTCAGCGATTGCGTCATTAAAGATATCCAGGAAGAGATGAGCATGGTGTTCCGTGAACACCAGAGCTGGTCGGAACCGGATAGACTGGGTTCCACAGCCCCCTAGAACCACACCTGGAACAAGAAAACAACATCATAAATAGTATTCATTCTTTACTAACGAATCAACGATTCACTTGATAGTACTACTGAATGTAAGTGATATGGATGTACCTTATTGATACTAAGCTAGTAAATATTATGCTGGATATTGTCCTGCATGTTCTTGAATCATTTGATAATCTTGCTAAATTGATAGTCTTATTCTTTTAGTTTATTCATCACATCCTACATGCTAAGAGTCTTACCCTTATTCCTGACCTGGAGGATTCATCAGATCCTACATGCTAAGAGTCTTACCCTTATTCCTGGCCTAGAGGATTCATCACATCCTACATGCTAAGAGTCTTACCCTTATTCCTGGCCTAGAGGATTCATCACATCCTACATGCTAAGAGTCTTAACCTTATTCCTGGCCTAGAGGATTCATCACATCCTACATGCTAAGAGTCTTACCCTTATTCCTGACCTGGAGGATTCATCACATCCTACATGCTAAGAGTCTTACCCTTATTCCTGGCCTAGAGGATTCATCACATCCTACATGCTAAGAGTCTTACCCTTATTCCTGGccttgaggaggaggaggttgcGTGTGTCTTCATCCTTAACATCGATGGCACAGAACGTTCCGATGCCCCTCGCTTTACTGAGCAAGTGGGGGTACTTATCCTTGAAGAGAGAGGAGCGGGTGATGCATGCTgtctcatacatacacacactacaaacGACCACTCTCCCTCTACTCATAACACAAACAGTGATCATTCTTCACTCCCCTAACAGTGACTCCTAACCTTTGACCCTAACTCACCTGTAGGTCGTAGAGTCCCTCCAGTATGACCTTGCCTGACCTCTTGGCCTGGTCCAGCAGGTTTTCTGTCTTGATGACCTTTATGACCTCAGTCAGCAACAGGTTCTTAGTGTGGTCTCCAAGCCACGTGTTGAAGATCCTGAACGGCTGGAGAAGaaaataagaggagaggagagaagaagcagagagcagagatgagaagaggagatgggagaagaagtgaggagagaagagaaagaagaggaggagaaaataagaggagaggagaagagaaagaaaagaaaataaGGTAAAAAGGTTGATATAAAagtaccacacatacacacacacacacacacacatacacacacacactaccttgtCAGGCTGAAAGCTATCTTTCTGGTAGTATCCTCCTGTCAGCATCTTCTTGCTGAAGGAGACGATGTCAGCGGGGTCGTCCAATCCCCAGTGCTCGTGGGCCCAGAATTTCCCCGTAGACCCACCCCCTGTCTGCACCTCATCCACTAGGAAGGCACAGCCATGCTGACGGACACACAAAGGTCAGTAGGTTGAAATGACTAAAGACCTGTGTAATCACAATACTGTTTACAGTGTACTTAAACAGTAAAGTACGGATTTCTAGATGAGTGTACCTTGATAGCTTCATATTATTTACCAATCAATGTATTTAAAGAAGTATTAGATAAAACACACCTTAGTAGGTGTGGCTTATACCAAGTCTCAATTAAAGGAATTCTACTCAATatctactacagtgccttgcgaaagtattcggcccccttgaactttgcgaccttttgccacatttcaggcttcaaacataaagatataaaactgtatttttttgttaagaatcaacaacaagtgggacacaatcatgaagtggaacgacatttattggatatttcaaacttttttaacaaatcaaaaactgaaaaattgggcgtgcaaaattattcagcccccttaagttaatactttgtagcgccaccttttgctgcgattacagctgtaagtcgcttggggtatgtctctatcagttttgcacatcgagagactgacattttttcccattcctccttgcaaaacagctcgagctcagtgaggttggatggagagcatttgtgaacagcagttttcagttctttccacagattctcgattggattcaggtctggactttgacttggccattctaacacctggatatgtttatttttgaaccattccattgtagattttgctttatgttttggatcattgtcttgttggaagacaaatctccgtcccagtctcaggtcttttgcagactccatcaggttttcttccagaatggtcctgtatttggctccatccatcttcccatcaattttaaccatcttccctgtccctgctgaagaaaagcaggcccaaaccatgatgctgccaccaccatgtttgacagtgggtatggtgtgttcagggtgatgagctgtgttgcttttacgccaaacataacgttttgcatcgttgccaaaaagttcaattttggtttcatctgaccagagcaccttcttccacatgtttggtgtgtctcccaggtggcttgtggcaaactttaaacaacactttttatggatatctttaagaaatggctttcttcttgccactcttccataaaggccagatttgtgcaatatacgactgattgttgtcctatggacagagtctcccacctcagctgtagatctctgcagttcatccagagtgatcatgggcctcttggctgcatctctgatcagtcttctccttgtatgagctgaaagtttagagggacggccaggtcttggtagatttgcagtggtctgatactccttccatttcaatattatcgcttgcacagtgctccttgggatgtttaaagcttgggaaatatttttgtatccaaatccggctttaaacttcttcacaacagtatctcggacctgcctggtgtgttccttgttcttcatgatgctctctgcgcttttaacggacctctgagactatcacagtgcaggtgcatttatacggagacttgattacacacaggtggattgtatttatcatcattagtcatttaggtcaacattggatcattcagagatcctcactgaacttctggagagagtttgctgcactgaaagtaaaggggctgaataattttgcactcccaatttttcagtttttgatttgttaaaaaagtttgaaatatccaataaatgtcgttccacttcatgattgtgtcccacttgttgttgattcttcacaaaaaaatacagttttatatctttatgtttgaagcctgaaatgtggcaaaaggtcgcaaagttcaagggggccgaatactttcgcaaggcactgtaatttgaTCATTTTCACTAACAATCAAGAGTATCAAATCAGTTAGATTGTCAGCATGATTCATATCCCTCCAGATGCTCTGTACTCTGTCTAACCAGTAAGGATCCTTTCTCTACCTTCTTGGTGATTCCCCTGAGCTTCCTGTAGAAGTCGAAGGAGGCGTGGTTATCCCCTCCCTCTGCCTGGATTGGCTCGATCACCACCCCCGCCACGTGCCGACCCTTCTGATTCCACTTCACTATCAGGTCCTCCGCCTGAGATGGGAGGGATTGAACAAGGGATGAGAGGAATAGAGGCAAGAATGAAGGTGAGGGGGGAGAATGAAAGAAAGGATAGTTCAGATGGATGAGGGGAATGGATTGATGAGAGGAATAAGGGATGAGAGTCAGTTGGATGGTCAGATTAGGAAgaagagatactgtatatatcgAGAGAGACTCACCTCCTCCAGGCAGCGTGCCTCCTCCCGTGCGTTCTCCCTCTCAAACTGGTCCAGGGGGTACCTCAGCTGGGGGAAGGGGGCGATGGGCCAGTCAAAAGACGGCACGTCTAGCTTCTGTATGGCCTTGGTGTGAGTGGTGGCCAGACAGCCTGGGAGAATAGAAGAGCCTTGAGTTCAGACTTGATATTAGGTGGTTCTAAAACCTATGTATTGTCATTGCAATTACCTACATCCCAGTTGGAAGTACCTTGTGTACCCACTCAGTACCCTAGTCAGATTGTATCAGCCTAAGTAACTACTATGTAAGTACCGTGTGTACCCACTCAGTACCCTAGTCAGATTGTATCAGCCTAAGTAACTACTATGTAAGTACCGTGTGTACCCACTCAGTACCCTAGTCAGATTGTATCAGCCCAAGTAACTACTATGTAAGTACCGTGTGTACCCACTCAGTACCCTAGTCAGATTGTATCAGCCTAAGTAACTACTATGTAAGTACCGTGTGTACCCACTCAGTACCCTAGTCAGATTGTATCAGCCTAAGTAACTACTATGTA
This sequence is a window from Oncorhynchus mykiss isolate Arlee chromosome 13, USDA_OmykA_1.1, whole genome shotgun sequence. Protein-coding genes within it:
- the LOC110485542 gene encoding 4-aminobutyrate aminotransferase, mitochondrial isoform X2, whose amino-acid sequence is MLDVYTQIASIPIGYNHPALTKVMADPKNMGTFVNRPALGMMPPEQFSEKLVNGLMAVAPKGFSRVQTMACGSCSNENAYKAIFIWYRNKMRGTPEPTPEEVRTSVINQVPGCPDLTLLSFMGGFHGRTLGCLATTHTKAIQKLDVPSFDWPIAPFPQLRYPLDQFERENAREEARCLEEAEDLIVKWNQKGRHVAGVVIEPIQAEGGDNHASFDFYRKLRGITKKHGCAFLVDEVQTGGGSTGKFWAHEHWGLDDPADIVSFSKKMLTGGYYQKDSFQPDKPFRIFNTWLGDHTKNLLLTEVIKVIKTENLLDQAKRSGKVILEGLYDLQDKYPHLLSKARGIGTFCAIDVKDEDTRNLLLLKARNKGVVLGGCGTQSIRFRPALVFTEHHAHLFLDIFNDAIAELK
- the LOC110485542 gene encoding 4-aminobutyrate aminotransferase, mitochondrial isoform X1; the protein is MASGILSRHLASSLRPSRGLSASGHRHQQTTAKRVEEVEFDGPCMKTEVPGPRSKILAQQLESIQSVVQVNFFCDYEESKGNYLVDVDGNRMLDVYTQIASIPIGYNHPALTKVMADPKNMGTFVNRPALGMMPPEQFSEKLVNGLMAVAPKGFSRVQTMACGSCSNENAYKAIFIWYRNKMRGTPEPTPEEVRTSVINQVPGCPDLTLLSFMGGFHGRTLGCLATTHTKAIQKLDVPSFDWPIAPFPQLRYPLDQFERENAREEARCLEEAEDLIVKWNQKGRHVAGVVIEPIQAEGGDNHASFDFYRKLRGITKKHGCAFLVDEVQTGGGSTGKFWAHEHWGLDDPADIVSFSKKMLTGGYYQKDSFQPDKPFRIFNTWLGDHTKNLLLTEVIKVIKTENLLDQAKRSGKVILEGLYDLQDKYPHLLSKARGIGTFCAIDVKDEDTRNLLLLKARNKGVVLGGCGTQSIRFRPALVFTEHHAHLFLDIFNDAIAELK